ATCGTTGGACATGAAGAACGTACCCGGAATACTCGCCAGCGCAGTGATCGGCGCAATGTACGGGCCCCACGTCTGCGGCAGCATTGCCAGGAAGCTTACTGACATCGCATTGACCAAGCCGGTGCCAGACAGGATGCCTGCAAGAATCCCGGCTGCCAGGAAGATCGCGATCTGATTCAAGGCGGTCGGCGCATGCGCGGAAATCCGGCGGCGCTTATCGTTCATATGCGGGTAGTTGATAACCTGAGCTATCGAGAATGAGACCATGAACAGGATGGAAAGCGGCAGTATTTCGACCACCAGACCGGCCATCAGCGCGATGGTCAGACCAGCGTTCAGCCAGAAGAGTTTCGGACGGCGTAGCTCGGCGTTTTCATCCGTCTTGGAGGGTGGGCCAGCATCACCTTCATCGTCAAAGATGGTGGCTGCAGCACCCACGGACAAATGCTGCTTACCCAGGCGCTGACGCTAACGAATACCGATGAAACAGGCCAGGGCCAGCACGCCCAGGAAGCCTCCTATCATCATGGGGATCAGCGGTAGGAAGAGCTCAGATGTATTTTCATATGTCTTCGTGCTTTCGAATAGCATCTACGAGCATTTGAGCAAACAGGCAGCCCCTGAACATCGTTTGCCGCTGAGCAGTGATCCGACAAATAACCAGTTCGAGCGATCAAGAGTCGATCACCGAATCCGGCTCTCGATTTGGTTGTTGTCGATCATTTGACTGAGTAGCGTGTCGGCACTATCCAGCGTCTAAGCTGCAATCCTATGCTCTCCTGATAGCCGTACCGTAGGGTACAAGATCGTGCGGAGCTAATACCGGCCTGCTGCGCATCGACCAACGGCAGGTCGGTGTCGAGTGAGCGATCGCCACGCGTGCGTTTTGTCCTGCGCAGAATGGGCTGTCGTACACCGATAGAGCGTGCTTTAGGCTGTATTGAATGATTACCCGTTTCAGCGTTTTCGAGCGGCCCCAAAACGGCTTCGATAGTTGGCGGGTGCTAATCCCGTGGCTTTGTTGAACAGTCTGCGAAACGCGCCTGTGTCACGGTATCCAACCGCCCAGGCAATGTGCTCAATGGAACGGTTGGTAAACTCTAGAAGCTCACAGGCTTTGCCGACGCGCAAGGCCTGGCAGTATTCAGTTGGTGTCAGGCCTGTTGCGTGATGGAAACGACGTAGTAACGTGCGTTCTCCCAGATTCGCGTATTTCGCCATATTAATTATGCCGCCAGTTTGTCCATTTAGCGTATGCAGCCAATGCTGAGTTTTCAAGATCACCTCATCTCCGTGAGACAGA
The genomic region above belongs to Pseudomonas poae and contains:
- a CDS encoding SLC13 family permease, with product MGAAATIFDDEGDAGPPSKTDENAELRRPKLFWLNAGLTIALMAGLVVEILPLSILFMVSFSIAQVINYPHMNDKRRRISAHAPTALNQIAIFLAAGILAGILSGTGLVNAMSVSFLAMLPQTWGPYIAPITALASIPGTFFMSNDAFYYGVLPVMAKAAEVYGITRAEIGRASLVGQPVHLLSPLVASTYLLCGLAGVEFSDHQKYTMNWAFALSFLILLTCLLLGLFPLAASVAP